TTTTCGGATTTCCTATGCAAGAATAAGCCCTTCGGACAGAATGTACTATAAATCCCTATCACACTAAAAAGGAATTCACAATCTTTTGAAGAATTCATTATTAAAGGCAGGTGATAGGGATGATGTTAGGAAAAGAACAAACGATTGTTTTTCAATGTGCAACCTGTGGAAGATTTTGTTTTAACAATCTTTCTCTTTTTAATTTTTCAGGAAAAAAAGAGGAATATCTAAGCTGTAAATGTGGAAAAACTTCTATTAGAATTATCCTTAAAGACAGAAGGAAAGTTTCCATCCTGGTTCCATGCTTCTTATGCAGTGAAATACATACCTATACCTTTTCTATGGATAAATTCTTTTCCGATTCATTAAAAACCCTTCAATGTCCCAAAAAACATATGAAAATTGGATTTATTGGAAAAGATGAGGGCGTTCGAAATGCATTGGATCATCATGAAGATCTGCTCAAATCTATTTTAGAAGAAATGGGAATCCCCGAATTGTGTAAAAATATCGAAGTAGCGATTGAAAGCATTAATTATATACATGATTTGGCTGAATTAGGCAAGATTAATTGTGAATGTGGAAATACTAATGTAGAAATGGATGTCCTTACAAATGGACTCAAATTAAGATGCACTTTTTGTGGAAATGAGATGAGCTTATTAACGAGAAATAATGAGGATTTAAAGTTCATTCAAGCTCAGACGATTATATATCTTCAAAAAGATAGGACTATTTTACTATGAAACAAAGGCAATTCCAAATATGTATGTATTTGTTTTAAGATAGACATACAGTATAATTAATGTTATATTTTTACTATATGTCGAAGATAAAAACAAGGAGAGGTACTAATCATGGAAGAGAAAGAGTATATTGAAAATGACCATGAGCTTGAAGAACAAGACTATTATCAAAGAGAAGAACAAAAAAGGATTAAAGAAGAATTGGACGCATTGCTAAAAGAGACCAATCCTCTTCTTAATAATGATAGGAAATTGACTGCAGAAGAACTGGAAAACTTTTATAGCCTTACAGCAAGACGAAGGAAAAAGAAAAGACAGAGTTTAAGAAAAAAGATCAGAAATTTTGCAGTCATTGGAATAGGAGCGTTCCTGATTGTTGCAATTATGTGGATGACATTCAATTGGCTTCAAGCACTATTTTATAATAGAGAGAATGAATTGACTCAATCAAACAAACAGCAATTAGAGGCATTGAATACTCAAATTGATGATTTGAAGAAAGAAAATCAAGAGTTGTCTTCTGAAAATTTACGTCTAAAATCAGAAATAGAAGAACTTAAGTCTCAAATCCAAGAACAGTCTTTAATCATTTCCCAGGAATCATCTGAATCCTCCAAAACCGAATCCTCCAAAACGAATGAAAAAAATGAAGCTGAAAGTGTGAAAGCTGCGCAGGCACCGCAGGTCACTTATTATACTGTACAGGATGGGGATACCTTATGGAAGATCAGTACCAAACTATACGGCAACGGACGATATTATAAAAACATAATGAATTATAATCATTTAAAAAGCGAAAACGACTTAATAAAAGGCATGAAATTAGCAATACCAAAACTGTAAGCATAAAGGTGGTAAAACATGGATAATGATTGGAGCAATAAAACTCTTACGGATTTAAGAGAAATTGCAAAAGAATTAGGTATAAAAAGTATTTCAAAATATAAAAAAGGTGAACTCATAGAATTAATCAATGAAGTCAATACACTCAATAAAGAAAGTGCAATTAATGAAGCGAATACAATCGATGAAGCAAATACATTCAATGAAACAAAGGAAGATACAGCTATTGCTCAAGAGAAAATTAAAGTTCCAACGGGCATCGGACAGTTAGACAGCGGTGTGGTAGAAGAAGGTGTATTAGAGGTACTGGCAGACGGCTATGGCTTCCTGCGCTCGGAAAATTATCTCCCAGGAACTAAGGATATTTATGTTTCTCCTTCTCAAATCCGTCGATTTAATTTGAAAACCGGGGATTTGGTTAAGGGCAATATTCGTATTCCTAAAGAAAATGAAAAATTCAGTGCCTTATTATATGTAAAAGAAGTCAATGGAGATCATCCTGATATTGCAGCGAAACGTCCTAATTTTGAGGACTTAACCCCTATATATCCTACAGAGAAAATTCACTTAGAGTCCGACCAATTAGAGCTGTCCACGAGGTTGATTGACTTAATTGCTCCCATTGGGAAAGGTCAGAGGGGAATGATTGTAGCCCCACCTAAAGCAGGGAAAACAGTCCTGTTAAAAAAGATTGCCAATGCAATTACGAAAAATCATCCGGAAGCAAGACTTATTGTGCTTTTAATAGATGAAAGACCAGAAGAAGTAACCGATATGAAGCAATCGATTCAAGGAGATAATGTCGAAGTCGTATACTCAACCTTTGATGAACAGCCGGAGCATCACAAAAGAGTTGCAGAGATGGTACTAGAAAGGGCTAAAAGGCTGGTAGAGCAGAAAAAAGATCTTATTATTTTACTGGACAGCATCACCCGTTTAGCAAGAGCTTATAATCTAACCATTCCACCCAGCGGCAGAACCTTATCGGGAGGGCTTGACCCAGCTGCACTTCATATGCCTAAAAAGTTCTTTGGAGCGGCAAGGAATATCCAGGAAGGGGGCAGTCTTACAATCCTTGGAACTGCCTTAGTAGAAACAGGAAGCAAAATGGATGAAGTAATCTTTGAAGAATTTAAAGGAACGGGAAATATGGAGCTGGTTCTAGACAGAAAGCTCTCGGAAAAACGAATCTTTCCTGCCATTGATATATATAAGTCGGGAACCAGAAGAGAAGAATTGCTTCTTACTCAAAACGAGTTGGAGGTAGTTTATGGAATTCGTAAAGCCATGAGCCGTATGACCTCTATTGATGTGACGGAAAACATTATAGATACGCTTATGCATACAAAAAATAACCAAGAGTTTATAAGTATCATTGAGAAAAAATTATAAATTAAAACCACCCTTGCAACAATGAGGTGTATATGTTATAATACGAATGTTGTCGCTATAAAAGCGTAAAGTGAGTAAATAGAGAGATAAAACGGATAAAAGTCTAAAGCAGATATTTTGTGAAAGAGGTGAAAGAAATGAAAGCTGGTATTCATCCAAATTATGAAGAAGTTACAGTAACTTGCAACTGTGGAAATACTTTTAAGACTGGTTCTGTAAAGAAAGAATTACATGTAGAAGTATGTTCTCAATGTCATCCTTTCTATACTGGAAAGCAAAAAGCAGCAGCGGCAAAAGGTCGTATTGATAAGTTCAATAAAAGATATGGAATTGGGCAAGAACAGTAAGGGGTTGAGGCGGTTGCACTCAACCTTTTTTTTTGAACAAAGAAAGTTGATCTTGCTTGCAAGGGATTAAACTTTCCTTGTTCAAAATTGTAGTATTCTGCGATTTTTGAAATAAGAAAGCAAATTGCGGCAAAGTCGCGATTTATGAAATAGAAAAGTTGGTTTTTTACAATATAGTAGGGGGTGAGTGTATTGAAGCGTACAAGTGTTGGAGGCCAGGCTGTTATAGAAGGCGTTATGATGAGAGGAACAAAGACTTATACAGTAGCAGTAAGAAAGCCGGATCAAGAAATTGTTATGGACAAAAAACCTGTTACTGCTATTATGACGAAGTATGCTTTGTTTAAGCTTCCTCTTCTTAGAGGTGTTGCAACCTTTATCGATTCTATGGTAATAGGAATTAAAACTTTGGCTTACTCTGCAGAGTTTTTTGAAGTGGAAGAAGAAAGTGAGCCCTCAAAATTTGAAAAGTATTTAGAGAAAAAATTAGGGAACAAATTAGAAGATTATATGATAGGCTTTTCTATTATTGTATCCATTGTACTGGGCATTGCTTTATTTATGGTAACCCCTCTTTTCTTATCCAGACTGTTTAAAAATCTTATTACGAATGTTTGGCTTCAGAATCTCCTGGAAGGCGTTATTAGAATAGGCATTTTTCTTATTTATATTTATCTGATTTCTAAAATGAAGGATATACAAAGGGTATTCCAGTACCATGGGGCAGAGCATAAAACCATTAACTGCCTTGAGCATGAAGAAGAACTGACCGTTGAAAATGTAAAAAAACACAGTCGTCTTCATAAGAGCTGTGGAACCAGTTTTCTTCTTATCGTCATGCTTGTCAGTGTTGCAGTCTTTGCAGTGTTTAACATAGCAAATCCGTGGCTTAGGGTGCTGAGTAGAATTATTTTTGTTCCACTGATTGCTGGAATTTCCTATGAAGTGATCCGATGGGCAAGGAAATCGGAAACTAAGCTGGCTTGCTGGATTAGTGTTCCTGGAATGTGGCTGCAAAAGACCTTTACCACCAGAGAACCGGATGATGCACAGATTGAGGTAGCAATCACTGCATTGAAAGGAGTTCTGGAGGATGAAGAGGACAATTGAAAATGTTTTGGCTGAAGGGAAAAGTTTATTAAAAGATGCTAATATTAGAACCTGGGCCTTGGATGGGGAGATTCTTCTTTCCCATATTCTTTCTTTTTCCCGAGTTCAGCTTTTTACCCATTCAAGAGATGAAATTTCAGAAGAACAGGAAAAAGCCTATAAAGAACTTATCTATAAAAGGCTAAAGGGAGCCCCTACTCAGTATTTAACCAATGAGCAGGAATTTATGTCTCTTCCCTTTTATGTGGATAGCAGCGTTTTAATTCC
The genomic region above belongs to Defluviitalea saccharophila and contains:
- a CDS encoding DUF1385 domain-containing protein, with protein sequence MKRTSVGGQAVIEGVMMRGTKTYTVAVRKPDQEIVMDKKPVTAIMTKYALFKLPLLRGVATFIDSMVIGIKTLAYSAEFFEVEEESEPSKFEKYLEKKLGNKLEDYMIGFSIIVSIVLGIALFMVTPLFLSRLFKNLITNVWLQNLLEGVIRIGIFLIYIYLISKMKDIQRVFQYHGAEHKTINCLEHEEELTVENVKKHSRLHKSCGTSFLLIVMLVSVAVFAVFNIANPWLRVLSRIIFVPLIAGISYEVIRWARKSETKLACWISVPGMWLQKTFTTREPDDAQIEVAITALKGVLEDEEDN
- a CDS encoding LysM peptidoglycan-binding domain-containing protein; the protein is MEEKEYIENDHELEEQDYYQREEQKRIKEELDALLKETNPLLNNDRKLTAEELENFYSLTARRRKKKRQSLRKKIRNFAVIGIGAFLIVAIMWMTFNWLQALFYNRENELTQSNKQQLEALNTQIDDLKKENQELSSENLRLKSEIEELKSQIQEQSLIISQESSESSKTESSKTNEKNEAESVKAAQAPQVTYYTVQDGDTLWKISTKLYGNGRYYKNIMNYNHLKSENDLIKGMKLAIPKL
- the rho gene encoding transcription termination factor Rho codes for the protein MDNDWSNKTLTDLREIAKELGIKSISKYKKGELIELINEVNTLNKESAINEANTIDEANTFNETKEDTAIAQEKIKVPTGIGQLDSGVVEEGVLEVLADGYGFLRSENYLPGTKDIYVSPSQIRRFNLKTGDLVKGNIRIPKENEKFSALLYVKEVNGDHPDIAAKRPNFEDLTPIYPTEKIHLESDQLELSTRLIDLIAPIGKGQRGMIVAPPKAGKTVLLKKIANAITKNHPEARLIVLLIDERPEEVTDMKQSIQGDNVEVVYSTFDEQPEHHKRVAEMVLERAKRLVEQKKDLIILLDSITRLARAYNLTIPPSGRTLSGGLDPAALHMPKKFFGAARNIQEGGSLTILGTALVETGSKMDEVIFEEFKGTGNMELVLDRKLSEKRIFPAIDIYKSGTRREELLLTQNELEVVYGIRKAMSRMTSIDVTENIIDTLMHTKNNQEFISIIEKKL
- the rpmE gene encoding 50S ribosomal protein L31, with amino-acid sequence MKAGIHPNYEEVTVTCNCGNTFKTGSVKKELHVEVCSQCHPFYTGKQKAAAAKGRIDKFNKRYGIGQEQ